From a single Okeanomitos corallinicola TIOX110 genomic region:
- a CDS encoding NnrU family protein, which translates to MMSNSGFTTSHFVILGLQLVFAIAHSGGAALRPWAEKYIGPRLYRILFALISLPLAVILITYFFNHRYDGWQLWQVQGVPGVQPVVWVLSAISFLFLYPATFNLLEIAAIQKPQVHLYETGIIRITRHPQMIGQIIWCVAHTLWLGTSFTLVTSMGLVLHHLFGVWHGDRRLQNRYGEAFTAVKQRTSILPFQAVLDGRQSLQWQEFLRPAYLGVAIFVGLLWWSHPLLIIATSKLSW; encoded by the coding sequence ATGATGTCGAATTCTGGGTTTACTACCAGCCATTTTGTCATACTGGGTTTGCAGTTAGTTTTTGCGATCGCTCACAGCGGGGGTGCTGCTTTGCGTCCTTGGGCAGAAAAATACATTGGACCGAGACTGTATCGCATTTTGTTTGCATTAATTAGCCTACCCTTAGCAGTGATATTAATTACTTACTTTTTTAATCACCGTTATGATGGCTGGCAACTTTGGCAAGTGCAAGGTGTACCTGGAGTTCAGCCAGTAGTTTGGGTGCTATCAGCAATTTCCTTTTTATTTTTATATCCTGCTACCTTCAATCTACTAGAAATTGCGGCTATTCAAAAGCCCCAAGTTCATCTTTACGAAACCGGAATTATCCGTATCACCCGGCATCCACAAATGATAGGGCAAATTATTTGGTGTGTTGCCCATACTTTGTGGTTGGGGACTAGCTTTACTCTTGTTACCTCTATGGGGCTAGTTTTGCATCATTTATTTGGAGTTTGGCATGGTGATCGCAGGTTACAAAACCGCTATGGAGAAGCCTTTACCGCAGTCAAACAAAGAACTTCTATCTTACCTTTTCAAGCAGTTCTGGATGGTCGTCAATCTCTCCAATGGCAAGAATTTCTCCGTCCTGCTTACTTAGGAGTTGCCATTTTTGTAGGTTTACTGTGGTGGTCACATCCTCTTTTAATCATCGCAACTAGTAAGTTATCATGGTAG
- a CDS encoding thioredoxin domain-containing protein codes for MVLSVSERTFTEEVLESPIPVLVNFEAPWCGLCRIIHPLLLQFQTECNNEIKLVAVNADQNFKLSNTYRLKSLPTLLLIDKGIIRKRLEGFRSRDDLRLALEEIKLSYMTNNKTYNITKTADLECRSA; via the coding sequence ATGGTGTTGTCGGTTAGTGAGCGGACATTTACTGAAGAAGTTTTAGAATCTCCAATTCCCGTTTTAGTTAATTTCGAGGCTCCCTGGTGTGGCTTGTGTCGCATCATCCATCCCCTGTTGTTACAATTTCAAACTGAATGTAACAACGAAATTAAACTTGTAGCTGTTAATGCCGACCAAAATTTCAAGCTATCTAATACTTATCGGCTCAAATCGCTACCAACTTTACTGTTGATTGATAAAGGCATAATCAGGAAACGTCTTGAGGGTTTTCGCAGTCGAGATGATTTACGCCTAGCTTTAGAAGAAATTAAACTCAGTTACATGACTAACAATAAAACCTACAACATCACAAAAACAGCAGATTTAGAATGTCGCTCTGCGTAG